A window of Gossypium hirsutum isolate 1008001.06 chromosome D13, Gossypium_hirsutum_v2.1, whole genome shotgun sequence genomic DNA:
GCTGTAGGAGTTGTCTCTTGGAAGAGTGTTAAGCAACTAGTCACAGCTTCTTTGATCATGGCAACTGTGATTATAGCATGTTACGAGACACCTAACCATAGAATATGGATGCAAAATTTTATTATTGGGCTGCGAATTGTGGATGGAATAGAAAAACTACTTAAgttgttttgtaacacccctaacctgaacccgtcgccggaacagggttacggagcattaccagagattTCAGAACAGATAATAGACATTTCACATCATACAATGTTtatatcagaaatcaatcataaagtcccttataagATCCTTCGGGGCCCAAAATacgcattagaatcgagtcgggactaaatcgggaacacagagaatttttcgcaaaatctcaaaaattttccaatgtgcaagggacacacgcccgtatggccgtgacacgcctgtgtctcaggccgtgtgggcattcgatgtgaggcacacggccgtgtcctagcccgtgtctattTTAGGTTGTATactgacttggtcacacggccaagccacacacccgtgtgctaggtcgtgtgaacaATTTAATTTACAATAATTAGGTGCAAGAGTCACaaggccaaaacacatgcccatgtgttaggccgtgtgccacacacggttgagacacacgcccgtgtctctgcccgtatgggaAATTCggagcattctgtttctaaatttttaagaagcagaggacacacgaccaaaccGCACACCcttgcacatggccgtgtgtcacacatggctgagatacacgcccgtgtctctgcccgtgtgtacaaaaataggtcatttccaaggccacttttctcacccaatttgtcttctACCTACACAACATTTAATCACATTCACAAGTCAATTCATAACcctcaaatcaagccaaaaaccAGGTCTTATGCATGCTATACCATCATATTTATTCAAGTATCCAACTTACCAAATTGTTCAAATActcttttaagcatgtttatACCTAGTATACCaatccaaccaattcaagcacacAAACACCAAacataatataatttcatatatgtgtACATCAAAGCATACCatcattagccattccaatggttaattacaaccaaaacattcatTTGTCAACATTggtttattagcttatacatgccattatgcccAAAGAAAATTTTGCTATTTATACCGAAACGAGCCGATGGATAGCGTGATGTATCtctgaccagcttccaacctttacaagcttctgagtactataaaacagaggaaataaaacaaagtaagcttttaagcttagtaagttcgtataacaggaaattaacttaccattcatttacatttaaagtAAGCATACAAAGTACATCCAAATCAATTTAATCAATAACCTAAACACTCACAtcctcatcaaacatgttagtcatgtatttcatataaataacaagaacaAGAATGAGCTCATAAAATATCATATTTCCATGTGTTTTCAAGTAAATACAGGTAACGATTCATTCGAAATTCATTTTAACTCATATCAGAATTTctcccgttgaatcatttaaaatttcaatggatacatgggtagtacacataaagtgtacaaatctgtaaactgtcaattcatattcgggagtgCTCACTAGAGCACATAATCGGGAAGCCCTCTCTTGAGCCAAATAACAGGAAGCTCTTCTGAGCCATATAATgagaagcttatccgggctgtataacaggaagctcataagagccataatcggaAAGCTTATGCGAGCCAATAatgggtagctccgaagagccatatatcgggacgctctggatagccatatatattgaagtttaagcgagccatatcgggaagctcacaaagagcctttaatcaggaagctcacgaagagccatataacgggatgctcataagagctacggtgtgcccacaacacatgcaggatcacaactaATCGGGATGATCCGAAGAGCTATTATCGGGAAGCTCACAGGAATCATATAACAGAaagctcaagagggcttataacaggGCGCTCTTtcaagctatggtgtgtccgcaacatatgcagggcCACAACCAATACAGGAACCCTGTATCcaatcaaatttcatttattcaaacaaaacTTAATATTTGTCGGGCATTGTCATATATGTAATCAATTTCATGTACATGGTAATtacacaattcatatatatacaacattcaattcaacatataaatatacacaatttagttacacgaacttacctcgataatcgTTCGTGTATGTAGGCTACTATTCCAATACCTTTTGTTTCTCTCGATCCAATTCCGAACTAGGTCTATCCGgttctatacgagtaaatttaactcaacttaatataattcatattctattcaattcaattcacatcttaggaaaaattaccattttgcccccatatttttatttaattatgatttcgtccttaggctcggaaaataaaattcatgcaatttaatcattgttccaagcctagccaatttttacatataacatttacagcccatttatttcacaaaaattagaatttttccatgaattttacatcttttcaatttagtccctaaatcataatttcatcaaaattcactttacaaaagttgtttacctatcaacaacatttccatttctaccataaaacttcataattcatgcatattcatcgatggaaaaactttaataatttgataactttgcaaattaatccccaaaatagctagattaggttattacaatctcgaaaatataaaaattactaaaaacgggacaagattacttacccaattaagccaagtaaGTTTGCTTGAATgcttttctcttagctagggtttccatgaaaataatttggggaaagatgttgaaaaagatgatattttgttaattaattaattatcatcttttattatttccactttccaatttagtccttttctttactcaaatttccatggatgaatcatcataattatctactaactcctcttaatggtctatttgccttataaggacctcaaattttgaattccatagctatttgatccctctagctactagaattcaacttttgcactttatgcaatttggtcttttctaacaattaaacatataatcggtaaaatttttcttaacaaaatttttatatgttattccTATCATACagtagatcataaaataatattaaaataaattctcttttggactcagatttgtggtcccgaaaccactattctgatttcactgaaaacgggctgttacatgtttAGTGACAATAAATCTGCAACCCTTTATTCCAATAAGAATAGGAGCACATCAAAGTCGAAGCATATGGACTTTAAGTTCCTAATTGTTAAAGAAAGAGTTCAAAGTGGTCATAAGTCTATTGAGCATATCGATATAGACTCCATAGTTGCAGGGCTGCTTACTAAGGAACTATCACCCAAGGTTTTTCATGAGCACACTGCTGATATTGGTGTAATGACATTCAAGGGTATTCGATTTTAGTGGGACTTTGTAATTTTAAATGCTTTTCTATTATAGGCGCATTTTTTGTTATTTCAGTTTACGGATATCTTAAGGTTATTTTctgcaaaaataaattttatttggtttattcacactctaATTTTGAtaaggtttgatctcactaaggtttAAGGATGACCaattggaaatagacatgtttagatcacaTTGCATATGATTTCCATGTCATACATCCATACTTCATCTATACCATTTGGTTGTGTTAGTATAAGTTATTAGGGGTGGATTTAGTTAgaatatatgtaacgaaagtcatCTTGGttttatgttaacataattaatggatgaGATTATTCAGAATACCTTTTGAacatgatagtaaaattttgtactcattaaattataaaatgacatgtaattataaggtaattagtatatatatgtcgcccaagtgggagattgttgggtTATATGAAtgtcacatatataataaaaataattacatgttattatttactatcataaaaggtTAGCCAaattaattagtatatatatgttggcttctattattaaataaaatacatgCCAAATATGtttagatactctagtaactaatttctactTGATTATggactaattaaaaattaaggttaatgtacaaaagttatatattaaagTTATGATTCACAGCACATACATAACTTTTCTAACATCCCATCTTTAGAATCAAAAGATTAATAAGTTTTACTATATCAATAAATTCAAATATACTTTCGCATCTAATTTTTATTAATGAACTGATGAAGTCACCTACACCCATATATCCATCGAGAAAGAGCCAAATTTTGACATGGTCAACTTTTTTTGATATTTGGAATCACATGCTAGCTAGCTTCTTCCTATTATTTAAACTATACAAAACTTGATTAATTTTGGATCGAATTTCCCACACCAAACCGACCCTTTGCACCTCCAATGTGTGCCCGTGATccacatataaatatacatacatattaattaattatgtataGTAATGCCAATTTGCCAACTCTTATATGTCACGAGAGCCTTATAGCATCTTCTACTAATTCATCAATCCCATAAATACCATAtgtgcatagaatttcatcaccaAATACCAAGCTGTCCTTTTAGAAAATGGTGCAGTGGTTTGTGGTTTGTGGTTTGATTCCAAGTTAACTTGAGTTTAGTAAATGCGGATTTAGATATTTGTCGaggattttaattattatttatcatGATTTAAATCCATATTATTTTTGCGGATAATAGATATTtaaatctattttcttttttaattttttttaaaaaaaaagttgtacCTACTAAAGTATtcaaaaactaatttaattaattcaaatttaaataatgatacttaaatttaatataaataataaatatattcaagttttaaaataaacatgagAATTCGAATTACAAATATCCAACCCACTTTCATCCAAGTCCTAGTTTTCTATATAAAGGCCTAACTCTCTTTCTCTATCAAAGCCATTCCAAGCAAATTACAAGTGTTGTTTAAGCTCAAAAAGAAATGGAAGGATACGCTAAGCTTATGATCGTGACAATGGTGGTAGCTGGTTTAGCCCTTGGGTCCGGACCCATGGTGGCAAATGGTCAGAAAGTTTGTGGCATGAACAAAGAAGGTTTCAAGGCATGCCAGCCGAGCGTGACTGCCGGGAACCCCAGCCCTCCGCCGCCATCGGCCTCATGTTGCATGGCTTTAAACGAAGCCGACCTCACATGCCTTTGTTTCTTCAAGAATTCCAAGTTGATGAATGATTATGGAATCGATTTCAATCGAGCTAAGGACCTGCCCGTGCAATGCAATTTGACCAAATCTTTCAATTGCTAGATGtgggattaaaatgaaaaaccCACTAATTTCCTTGCGTTGAATGATTAACtaattatttcttttgttttgttgttgttattgtttgtgTTCTGCAATTTGTTTTTGTGTGTGTTGGTGttttgtattttgttgtttgtttTTATTCCAATTTTGCAATAATCATATGTAAGTTTTTGTAGTTTAATTCGAACAATTTTAATCTCAGTCCTTCTCGAATTGGCCGATTTTAGTTTTTTCGAATTTTTAAATTCCACTCTTGAACCGAATTTTAGTAGTTAAATCCATTAGGAAAAATTTTATTATTGGTATAGTAAGTTGTGGGTTTAGTCCAtgttttttaatttgatcatgtTTTCTCCCCGTGTTAAAGATTAATCgttaaatctattaattaaaTTACGTGACCCTTTGTCAATTTTAGCCCATATACTTTTC
This region includes:
- the LOC121225484 gene encoding putative lipid-transfer protein DIR1, with the protein product MEGYAKLMIVTMVVAGLALGSGPMVANGQKVCGMNKEGFKACQPSVTAGNPSPPPPSASCCMALNEADLTCLCFFKNSKLMNDYGIDFNRAKDLPVQCNLTKSFNC